A window of Planctomycetota bacterium genomic DNA:
CAATCTGCCGTTCATCACGGCCGACGCCAACGGGCCCAAGCACCTGCAACTGAACATCACCCGCAGCAAGTTCGAGCAGTTGGTCGATCATTTGATCGAGCGCTGCCGCGGACCAGTGCTGCAGGCGATGCAGGACGCCAAGCTGGAACCGAAGGACATCGACGAAGTGGTGCTGGTCGGCGGCTCGACCCGCATTCCCAAGGTCCAGGAGCTGGTCAAGAAGATTTTCGGCAAGGAGCCGCACAAGGGAGTGAACCCGGACGAAGTCGTGGCCGTCGGCGCCGCCATTCAAGGCGGTGTGTTGGCGGGCGAAGTGCAAGACGTGCTGCTGTTGGACGTGACACCGCTGAGCTTGGGCATCGAGACCAAGGGTGGCATCATGACCAAGCTGGTCGAGCGCAACACCACGATTCCGGCCGAGCGCAAGAACGTATTCAGCACCGCCGACGACAACCAGACGGCGGTCACGATCAGCGTCTATCAGGGCGAACGTGAAATGGCCCGCGACAACCGGTTGCTCGGTCAGTTCAACCTGGAAGGCATTCCCCCCGCGCCGCGCGGCGTGCCGCAGGTCGAAGTCAAGTTCGACATCGACGCCAACGGCATTCTGAACGTGTCGGCCAAGGATCTGGGGACCGGCAAGGAACAGACCGTCAAGATCGAGCAATCCTCCGGTCTGAACGAAGCCGAGATCGAACGGATGCGGAAGGACGCCGAAACACACGCGGCCGAAGACAAAAAGCTCCGCGAGCTGGCCGAGGTCCGCAACCAGGCCGAATCGCTGGTCTTTGCGCTGGAAAAGCTGATGAAGGAGAATCCCGACAAGATCTCCGAAAAGGATCGTGGCCCGCTCGACGCGGCCATCAAGAAGTGCCGCGACGCCACGGCGACCGACGACATCAACGCCATTCGCACGGCGGCCAACGAGTTGGAGCAGGCGTCGCACGCCTTTAGCAAGGCGTTGTACGAAAGCAAGGCTGCCGGCGCCGGTGCTGCCGGAGCGTCGGCCACCGACGGCGCCGCCCAAAACGGCGGCGAGCAAAAGAGCGGCGACGACGACGCGATCGACGCGGAATTTGAAGTGAAGAAGTAAAAGTGGCTAGTTGCTGGTTGCTAGTGAAGGAAGAAAAAGCCTTACTGGCACCGCAACGGCCACAGCAGTTTTTACTTCGTGATCCGCGTTCCGTGTTTCTCTGTCCTGCATTTCCTAGCAACTAGCAACCAGCAACTTCCACCCCCATGCCCTTCCGACCTGACAAACTGACCCTCAAGGCTCAAGAAGCCGTCCAGCGCGCGCAAGAGCTGGCTGTTGATCGCGGCAATCCGCAGATCGACGCCGTACACTTGCTGGCCGGCATTCTGGCCGAACCCGAGGCCGGCATCGCCGCCGCCGCCTTCGAGAAGATGGGCGTCAATCGTCGGCAACTCGACCAAACCGTCGAAGCCGAGTTGAAGCAGTTGCCGCGGATGAGCGGCGCGGGCACGCAGCCGGGAGCGGCCAGTTCGTTGATGCAAGTGCTCGAAGCGGCCGATCGCGAAGCGACGACCATGCGCGACGAGTTCGTCTCGGTCGAGCATCTGTTGCTGGCCTTGGCCAAGGTCGACACCAAGGCCAAGACGATTCTCAAGTCCAATTCAATCACCGACGCGCAGTTGCTGTCGGCCTTGCAAAAGGTCCGCGGCAACCAGCGCGTGCAAGATCAGAACCCCGAGGCCAAGTTCCAGGCCTTGGAGAAGTACGGCATCGACCTGGTCGAGCGCGCCAAACAAGGCAAGCTCGACCCCGTGATCGGCCGCGACCAGGAAATCCGCCGCGTGATCCAGGTGCTGTCGCGCCGCACCAAGAACAATCCCGTCCTGATCGGCGAGCCCGGCGTGGGCAAGACGGCCATCGTCGAAGGACTAGCCCAGCGGATCGTGGCGTCGGATGTTCCTGAGGTGCTGAAGAACCGCCGGGTGATCGCGCTCGACATGGGCGCGCTCGTGGCCGGCACCAAGTTTCGCGGCGAGTTCGAGGAACGCCTCAAGGCGGTGCTCAAGGAAACGTCCGATTCGCAGAACGTGATCCTGTTCATCGACGAGCTGCACACGGTCGTGGGGGCCGGTGCG
This region includes:
- a CDS encoding Hsp70 family protein — its product is NLPFITADANGPKHLQLNITRSKFEQLVDHLIERCRGPVLQAMQDAKLEPKDIDEVVLVGGSTRIPKVQELVKKIFGKEPHKGVNPDEVVAVGAAIQGGVLAGEVQDVLLLDVTPLSLGIETKGGIMTKLVERNTTIPAERKNVFSTADDNQTAVTISVYQGEREMARDNRLLGQFNLEGIPPAPRGVPQVEVKFDIDANGILNVSAKDLGTGKEQTVKIEQSSGLNEAEIERMRKDAETHAAEDKKLRELAEVRNQAESLVFALEKLMKENPDKISEKDRGPLDAAIKKCRDATATDDINAIRTAANELEQASHAFSKALYESKAAGAGAAGASATDGAAQNGGEQKSGDDDAIDAEFEVKK